Proteins from a single region of Plasmodium brasilianum strain Bolivian I chromosome 13, whole genome shotgun sequence:
- a CDS encoding proliferation-associated protein 2g4: MEQTTDSSKTEEIDLEKYMHSGSIANATLKKVIEKCVEGAKIYELCELGEKFMKEELDKVYTKKEKGNKVEKGISFPITINVNEVCNNYSPGSDNEETIKSGDIVKICMGCHIDGHISIVGHTIYVGNENEKIESPKAEVLKNSHILSQLFLKSLKVGINASEITKNIQKACEDLKCNVISNCVTYQIKKYIIEGSKYILLKENPENKIEDFQIEPNDVYIIDVMVTSGDGKIKEGDHKTTIYKREVQKNYTLKTSLGRSFISEINKKFPVLPFHIKHVEDQRAALIGIPEALRHDLIKPYSVYTEKKKEYVSQFKYTVMVKEDGVKQLTGIKCSQLNNCNTVNEIQDESLKNILNSSITAKKKKAKGKINAETAQDN, from the exons ATGGAACAAACAACAGATAGTAGTAAAACTGAAGAAATAGATTTAGAAAAGTATATGCACTCAGGTTCAATAGCCAATGCAACTTTAAAGAAGGTTATAGAAAAATGTGTAGAAg GcgcaaaaatatatgaattgtGCGAATTGGgtgaaaaatttatgaagGAAGAATTAGATAAGGTATAtacgaaaaaagaaaaaggaaataaagtAGAAAAAGGGATTAGTTTCCCCATTACAATTAACGTTAATGAAGTATGCAATAACTACTCCCCTGGAAGTGATAATGAAGAAACAATAAAGAGTGGtgatattgtaaaaatatgtatggGATGTCATATAGATGGGCATATTAGTATTGTTGGCCATACAATATATGTTggtaatgaaaatgaaaaaattgaaagtCCTAAAGCagaagttttaaaaaattctcaTATATTATcccaattatttttaaagagtTTAAAAGTTGGTATAAATGCAAGTgagataacaaaaaatatacaaaaggCATGTGAAGatttaaaatgtaatgtTATTTCAAATTGTGTTACatatcaaattaaaaaatatattatagaaggaagtaaatatattctgTTAAAAGAAAACccagaaaataaaattgaagaTTTTCAAATAGAACCAAatgatgtatatataattgatgTAATGGTTACTAGTGGTgatggaaaaattaaagaaggTGATCATAAAActactatatataaaagagaaGTACAGAAAAACTACACTTTAAAAACTAGTTTAGGTAGATCTTTTATAAGTgagataaacaaaaaatttcctGTACTTCCTTTCCATATTAAACATGTAGAAGATCAACGAGCAGCATTAATTGGTATTCCAGAAGCATTAAGACATGATTTAATTAAACCATACTCGGtttatacagaaaaaaaaaaagaatatgtatcacaatttaaatatactgTTATGGTTAAAGAAGACGGAGTTAAACAACTCACAGGTATCAAATGCTCTCAGttaaataattgtaatacTGTTAATGAAATTCAAGAtgaatcattaaaaaatattctaaacTCATCCATCAccgcaaaaaaaaagaaagccaaaggaaaaattaatgcAGAAACAGCTCAAGATAATTAA
- a CDS encoding WW domain-binding protein 11 has protein sequence MKFNTKTSKETLKKGKIPTDIYRKHQKKKEKKKKKKERAEQLEIIISKKNPYVVKEKLDTLKKKEKQGKLLPVEKNKLKQYERLWNIIKEKVKDKTYFYNNNGVIYNMNDENDDNKDNSESDEFDEQDENDESDESDKSSDSNKDRSISEGNVPSAEAELNAHSLFPNNSVDENIIKSIDDNEGDDFFLECLPSLPIGLPSEFIRENADTLERDYCFHLKGNSTNGYFNYTPYTAFNAASNSKSCTYSNRQYSGNPDLASYYYNYYNCYQQPFYENSGNNNNGENYLNMQGKKEKVPLNNEPNMNIRNFNKTSNNNNVKNSDLSNSNYNSNDNNSNNVNKIRTDGICEGPTLCLNDEFNKAKLDEEENQLLNDVRNGNTNNAHDNCNNENNYVNNALKKNIKNSNIHNTVNVFNYANMYYHNFMPMHYNNTLNNNSFRSNNCSAHAYNNNAVNYAMSNGHTNNSYVHSSYINSSHMNRVYMNNNLMKNIYDVDPKNHTHKGKRYNNTNTHNGENSLTKKSCTEKDSYHNISSNHHARTSKANNSAMHVNKNNTSTNKINTNRNNVMDKSNEPNNAQYFVPINLRLKNKLNDLCETTINAVDKGKKDEDKNINIDLEYNKFIKEVNLN, from the coding sequence ATGAAGTTCAACACAAAGACATCAAAGGAAACTctgaaaaagggaaaaatacCAACAGATATTTACAGAAAacatcagaaaaaaaaagaaaaaaaaaagaagaaaaaagagagaGCTGAACAGTTAGAAATTAtcataagtaaaaaaaatccTTATGTAGTTAAGGAAAAATTAGAtactcttaaaaaaaaagaaaaacaaggGAAATTATTACCAGTAGAAAAGAACAAGTTAAAACAGTATGAACGTTTGtggaatataataaaagaaaaggtaAAGGATAAAACTTACTTCTATAATAACAATGgagttatatataacatgaatgatgaaaatgatgataataaagaTAACAGTGAGAGTGATGAATTTGATGAACAGgatgaaaatgatgaatCTGATGAATCTGATAAGTCTAGTGATTCTAATAAGGACAGGTCGATTTCCGAGGGTAATGTACCCAGCGCAGAAGCAGAGTTAAATGCGCATTCATTATTTCCCAATAACAGTGttgatgaaaatattataaaaagtattgATGACAATGAAGGAGATGATTTCTTCTTAGAATGTTTACCATCCTTACCCATAGGATTACCAAGTGAGTTTATTAGAGAAAATGCAGATACACTTGAAAGGGACTACTGTTTCCATCTTAAAGGGAATTCGACGAATGGGTATTTTAATTACACACCATACACAGCATTTAATGCTGCTAGCAATAGCAAATCTTGTACGTATAGCAACAGACAATATAGTGGGAACCCTGATTTAGCAAGTTATTactacaattattataattgttatcAACAAccattttatgaaaattcaggcaataataataacggTGAAAATTACCTGAACATGCAAggtaaaaaagagaaagttCCGCTAAATAATGAAccaaatatgaatataagaaattttaacaaaaccagtaataacaataatgtcAAAAATAGTGACCTCAGTAATAGCAATTACAACAGTAATGATAACAATAGTAacaatgttaataaaataagaacgGATGGTATTTGTGAAGGCCCCACACTTTGCCTAAATGATGAGTttaataaagcaaaattgGACGAAGAAGAGAATCAATTATTAAATGATGTTAGAAATGGTAATACTAATAATGCTCACGACAACTGTAACAATGAAAACAATTATGTGAATAATgctttaaagaaaaatataaaaaatagtaacatTCATAATACTGTTAACGTGTTCAATTACGCTAATATGTACTATCATAATTTTATGCCTATGCATTATAATAACACGTTAAATAACAACAGTTTCAGAAGTAATAATTGCTCTGCGCAtgcttataataataatgctgTAAATTATGCTATGAGTAATGGTCATACGAATAATAGTTACGTGCACAGCAGTTATATTAACAGCAGCCACATGAATAGagtttatatgaataataacctaatgaaaaacatttatGATGTCGATCCGAAAAATCATACACATAAAGGAAAGAGGTATAATAATACTAACACGCATAATGGGGAAAACTCGTTAACAAAAAAGTCTTGCACAGAAAAAGATAGCTATCATAATATATCGTCAAACCATCACGCAAGAACAAGCAAAGCAAATAATTCTGCTATGCatgtaaacaaaaataatacaagtacaaataaaattaatacaaataGAAATAACGTAATGGACAAAAGTAATGAACCGAATAATGCTCAATATTTTGTTCCAATTAACTTGagactaaaaaataaattaaatgatcTATGCGAAACTACAATTAACGCTGTTgataagggaaaaaaagatgaagataaaaatattaatatagatctcgaatataataaattcatCAAAGaagttaatttaaattag
- a CDS encoding exosome complex component RRP41, which produces MPLLEYINEEGYRLDGRKANECRLVKINLGNENIFTDADGFAFYEIGNTKILSYVQGPTELKKSDEKCSVKCEVFLSPFNVYEKKKKKTKDNLTYEISAYIRNICENIILLDLYKNSEINIFLYIIERDGGVKQASINTCILALIDAGIAIKYFISACSVLYLQNHIIVDANQLENNSGSPELTLVIELNTHKIILLEFDAEVPIDIFESMVRTCIDCCINLGNVMKLTVKENAIKLLCLNNLLNT; this is translated from the coding sequence ATGCCGCTTctagaatatataaatgaggAGGGGTATAGGCTTGATGGAAGAAAAGCAAATGAGTGCAgattagtaaaaataaatttagggaatgaaaatatatttacagaTGCAGATGGTTTTGCTTTTTATGAAATAGGTAACACAAAAATATTGTCCTACGTACAAGGACCAactgaattaaaaaaatcgGATGAAAAGTGTTCAGTAAAATGTGAAGTTTTTTTATCCCCATTTAATgtttacgaaaaaaaaaagaaaaaaacaaaagacaACTTAACATATGAAATAAGTgcatatataagaaatatatgtgaaaatattatcttattagatttatataaaaattcggaaataaatatatttttatacataattgAAAGAGATGGAGGTGTAAAACAAGCTTCTataaatacatgcatattaGCATTAATTGATGCAGGAATAgcaattaaatattttatttcagcATGTTCAGTTTTATATTTGCAAAATCATATAATAGTAGATGCCAATCAACTAGAAAATAATTCAGGCTCCCCTGAATTGACTTTGGTCATTGAACtaaatacacataaaattatactattAGAGTTTGACGCAGAAGTTCCTATTGACATTTTTGAGTCCATGGTCAGAACTTGTATTGACTGTTGTATTAATTTGGGAAACGTTATGAAATTAACAGTGAAAGAAAATGCTATCAAATTGTtatgtttaaataatttgttaaataCTTAA
- a CDS encoding major facilitator superfamily domain-containing protein produces the protein MDTSEIHNSNSLLEKWKKKNILFEKLFYNVKNLFPKNKLQYTYINTFLLCLFFTFIHKYLDQTLPSLYKSIENDFNIDVRTLYYMNTIYKLAYATCNFFFALFFDYSFKKISSLKCDNVNNAELNNNTHYEISFKNELEHKETSKLMGEMNIRMNEDKSPWLVGSRRRRRKRRRKKKKKNKTKEEEIEEEEKLFDDKKYAENIPISNEEVTLGKDRRKNNNLNYMVSFDNLEDLYEENFKGNNNYYYNKEGNDELLCFNLSNKENELGKEVSTFNIKQNISKNDTINEIQREKFTEVKKTYYNSSKLNKDGYMFRGNENDSYLNNMNRCTAMDNISTGDNYNSTSLISSSDKMNSSIIKRTINNLSFKRDRLKQYNKNDRVRCDAPTNSSDNNSKNCSNSYGNHHNSYNYGNIKEGVKNTFQNSTNNANDERSSGSIFTTQKDESDNFEQKDELSNLLERGGNEKGKKLKYEFSYLYEIKYVFKNYSFWLMITMGMLNAIPRHVLSLMIYFFQYCNISDFKSGFIMSSSWLCASLISPFIGIISDYIYKLNKDINRQLIGMSTHCCRIVLMFTLFFFIPKEADSFIYFVIISVFMGILSGWINIGTHKPIIIDIVKQRHTAFVMALMNAFENIGSSIVGTFFLSFLLNRYNYIDKKNIKGINTNVNKHNVHVLSDVLLILTCLPWLLSFCLLYVLKFTYKKDKMYNNII, from the exons ATGGACACTTCAGAAATACACAACAGTAACAGTCTTTTggaaaaatggaagaaaaagaacatatTATTTGAGAagcttttttataatgtaaaaaatttgtttccgaaaaataaattacaatatacatatataaatacatttttgttatgtttgttctttacatttatacataaatacctTGATCAAACATTACcatcattatataaatcaaTAGAGAATGATTTTAATATAGACGTAAGGACTTTGTATTATATGAACACAATTTACAAGTTAGCATATGCAacttgcaattttttttttgcattgttttttgattattcttttaaaaaaatttcttctttAAAATGTGATAATGTGAATAATGcagaattaaataataatactcaCTATGAAAtaagttttaaaaatgaactcGAACATAAGGAAACTTCGAAATTAATGGGGGAAATGAACATTCGAATGAATGAGGATAAATCTCCTTGGCTAGTTG GAAgcagaagaagaagaagaaaaagaagaaggaaaaaaaaaaaaaaaaataaaacaaaggaGGAAGAAATAGAAGAGGAAGAGAAATTATttgatgataaaaaatacgCAGAAAATATACCTATATCAAATGAGGAAGTGACATTAG gaAAAGATAGAAGGAAAAATAACAATCTGAATTATATGGTATCATTTGATAACTTGGAAGATTTATacgaagaaaattttaagggtaataataattactattataataaagaagGAAATGATGAATTATTATGCTTTAACTTATCaaataaggaaaatgaaTTAGGAAAAGAAGTGTctacatttaatataaaacagaATATTTCGAAAAACGATACCATTAATGAAATACAAAGGGAAAAATTCACAGAAGTGAAGAAGACATATTACAACAGcagtaaattaaataaagatgGATATATGTTTAGAGGGAATGAAAACGattcttatttaaataatatgaacagaTGCACAGCTATGGATAATATAAGCACAGGGGATAATTATAATTCCACAAGTCTTATATCAAGTAGTGATAAAATGAATAGTAGTATTATCAAGAGGACCATTAATAATTTGTCCTTCAAGAGGGACAGATTGAAGCAGTACAATAAGAATGACCGCGTCAGGTGTGATGCCCCCACAAATAGCAgtgataataatagtaaaaattgtAGTAACAGTTACGGTAACCATCACAATAGCTATAATTATGGTAATATCAAGGAGGGCGTAAAAAATACCTTCCAGAACAGCACAAACAATGCGAATGATGAGAGAAGCTCCGGTTCAATATTTACGACTCAGAAAGATGAAAGTGATAATTTTGAGCAAAAGGATGAACTATCTAATTTACTGGAAAGAGGTGGGAAcgaaaaggggaaaaaattaaaatatgaattttcgtatttatatgaaataaaatatgtttttaaaaattacagcTTTTGGTTGATGATTACAATGGGAATGTTAAATGCAATACCAAGACATGTTCTAAGtttaatgatttatttttttcagtaTTGTAATATTTCTGATTTTAAAAGTGGTTTTATTATGTCATCAAGTTGGTTATGTGCAAGTTTAATATCACCATTTATTGGAATAATAAGTGATTATATCTACAAATTGAACAAAGATATAAATCGTCAACTAATAGGTATGAGTACCCACTGCTGTAGGATTGTTTTAAtgtttactttatttttttttataccaaAAGAAGCAGattctttcatttattttgtaattatttcCGTATTCATGGGTATATTAAGTGGATGGATAAATATCGGTACGCATAAACCTATAATCATTGATATAGTTAAACAAAGACATACAGCTTTTGTTATGGCATTAATGAATGCATTTGAAAATATTGGGTCTTCCATTGTAggtaccttttttttatcctttttgttaaatcgatataattatattgataaaaagaatataaaaggTATTAACACGAATGTTAATAAACATAATGTTCATGTTTTGTCAgatgttttattaattctcACTTGTTTACCATGGTTATTGTCCTTTTGTCTTCTATATGTTCTTAAATTTAcgtataaaaaagataaaatgtataataatataatttaa
- a CDS encoding leucine-rich repeat protein, which yields MEKAIKERVEKWKKENAHDGKEVTNENAYENLTELILDGKKFSSIKNEDIELLKKFKNLERLCLNQTGIQSLEDLPSIETLNVLELTDNHLSTIDILKYIVESFPNIKTLEIGGNHFKNIKDFEVLKDLKNLVRLGVQFNPFTDDPNYRKELFEFLPDVKIIDCFNKEGVEVLSSDEEEDEEYEEDNTLKNFYEADFKDDDEEEDEEFVPNDNEEEDDDELDDDLEEEELDDLDKDYVDVETKESEGGQKEEKSNKRKQDAFDSTNDTDSKKTKVE from the coding sequence ATGGAAAAAGCAATCAAAGAAAGAGTtgagaaatggaaaaaagaaaatgccCATGATGGAAAGGAAGTAACAAATGAAAATGCATATGAAAATTTGACGGAGTTAATTTTAGATGGAAAAAAGTTTAGCTCAATAAAAAATGAGGATATTgaattattgaaaaaatttaaaaatttagaaagGCTATGTTTAAATCAAACGGGTATACAGAGTTTAGAGGACTTACCAAGTATAGAGACGTTAAATGTGCTTGAATTAACGGACAATCATTTAAGTACTATAGATATATTAAAGTATATTGTAGAATCGTTTCCAAATATCAAAACGTTAGAAATAGGAGGAAAtcactttaaaaatataaaagattttGAAGTattaaaagatttaaaaaatttagttCGTTTAGGTGTACAATTTAATCCATTTACAGATGACCCCAATTATAGAAAGGAATTATTTGAGTTTTTGCCAGatgttaaaataattgaTTGTTTTAACAAGGAAGGTGTAGAAGTGTTAAGTTCAGATGAAGAAGAGGATGAAGAGTATGAAGAGGataatactttaaaaaatttctatGAAGCTGATTTTAAAGATGATGATGAGGAAGAAGATGAAGAGTTTGTTCCAAATGataatgaagaagaagatgaTGATGAATTGGATGATGATTTAGAGGAAGAAGAACTTGATGATTTGGATAAAGATTATGTGGATGTAGAAACAAAAGAAAGTGAAGGTGGACagaaagaggaaaaaagtaataaaagaaaacaagATGCTTTTGATAGTACCAATGACACAGATTCGAAAAAAACCAAAGTAGAATAA
- a CDS encoding CorA-like Mg2 transporter protein: protein MMPEEKKLNKPLLNMSDNDGEIKEHDVEEGHNSKKGILSNFMVSHDMKNLMRRNEKKIRSENIYTDYLKSRLKREGNTEFAKYNSILSEEQEKELKESFLNKRLFSYTKENRTHLGEGEEEHTKNEDFRVRIKCFNKYLKHYVHKICNGETIQYSLQTHELLKIVHQIKGENTPINTSGLAQYRDIRQLLSSNSNTRFDISPKRNCVLINLPYRKCIIFKDFLLFIPTFTNSSIPEIVEQEEKMCKYFIENAKVISLIKDSLPFEILILEAIFVDICEELKNEIEPVICEAEKLFEVISSNLSIYKCINKLTDMRRKLKIIDEKVQSVYKAIHAVLNNDEDVRRLEVSYFGDKPELWEKCDPTPNNEDTEMLLEYYCHEIEEFLKIIHRTDQSLDDVLQMVELNLDDARNNVLKLELGLKIYGIIITVVGTVAAIFGMNLKNGFESDQYVFWSLAFSLMLITVFCLFYVIVSFKKVNI from the coding sequence ATGATGCCTGAAGAGAAGAAACTGAATAAGCCTTTATTGAACATGAGCGACAATGATGGAGAAATCAAAGAACATGATGTGGAAGAGGGACATAATAGTAAGAAGGgtattttatcaaattttaTGGTTAGTCATGACATGAAAAATTTGATGAGaaggaatgaaaaaaaaataagaagtgaaaatatatatacagattATCTAAAATCTCGATTAAAAAGAGAGGGGAACACGGAATTCGCCAAGTATAATAGCATATTAAGTGAAGAGCAAGAAAAAGAATTGAAAGAGtcttttcttaataaaagattattttcctatacaaaagaaaatagaaCTCATTTAGGTGAAGGGGAAGAAGAGcatacaaaaaatgaagatttCAGGGTTCGAATTAAATgctttaataaatatttaaaacattatgttcataaaatatgtaatggGGAGACAATTCAATATTCTTTGCAAACTcatgaattattaaaaatagttcATCAGATCAAAGGGGAAAATACACCTATAAATACCAGTGGATTAGCTCAATATAGAGATATAAGACAATTACTTTCtagtaatagtaacacaAGATTCGATATATCACCAAAAAGAAATTgtgtattaataaatttgcCATATAGAAAATGTATCATATTTaaagattttttattatttatacctaCTTTTACAAATAGTTCAATACCTGAAATAGTAGAACAAGAAGAGaaaatgtgtaaatattttattgaaaatgCAAAAGTTATATCTTTAATTAAAGATTCATTACCATtcgaaatattaattttggaAGCAATATTTGTTGATATATGTGAAgagttaaaaaatgaaattgaGCCTGTAATATGTGAAGCAGAGAAATTATTCGAAGTGATAAGTAGTAACCTAagtatatacaaatgtataaacaaattaacagATATgagaagaaaattaaaaataattgatgAAAAAGTGCAGAGTGTTTATAAAGCTATTCATGcagttttaaataatgatgaaGATGTAAGAAGATTAGAAGTTTCTTATTTTGGAGATAAACCAGAATTATGGGAAAAATGTGACCCGACTCCAAATAATGAGGATACAGAAATGTTATTAGAGTATTATTGTCATGAAATTGAAGAATTTCTAAAGATAATTCATAGAACGGATCAATCATTAGATGATGTTTTACAAATGGTAGAACTAAATTTAGATGATGCAAGaaataatgttttaaaattggAATTAGGGTTGAAAATATATGGTATTATAATAACTGTTGTTGGTACTGTAGCAGCTATTTTTggaatgaatttaaaaaatggctTTGAGAGTGATCAATATGTTTTTTGGTCACTTGCATTTTCCTTAATGCTTATAACagtattttgtttattttatgttattgtGTCGTTTAAGAAAGTCAACATTTag